In bacterium, a single window of DNA contains:
- a CDS encoding PAS domain-containing protein, translating to MKRDKEYIEGGSLLSRAQKRLKEKEQEVNAIMSEEDALRLINVLHIHQVELEMQTEELEDARFKAEEALELYTNLYDFSPISYLTLNREGIIIKMNLCASNLFGMDRSHLMNTRFGIFVLEDYLPVFDNFFEKGFKDRTKQACELIVESKTSSRINVRVEAEFPADKEMCNLSLVDITDIIKSKEELRLINEELTQFIRITLGNDFRMIELKQEINDLCAKANQPPRYSTLIEDQAVNSTDMDKENKPDKSVTE from the coding sequence ATGAAACGTGATAAAGAGTATATTGAAGGCGGAAGTCTGCTAAGCAGGGCGCAAAAGAGACTGAAAGAAAAGGAACAAGAAGTTAATGCGATCATGTCGGAAGAAGACGCGCTGAGGCTAATCAACGTACTGCATATTCACCAGGTTGAATTAGAGATGCAGACTGAGGAGCTTGAGGACGCAAGATTTAAGGCCGAGGAAGCTTTGGAACTGTATACTAACCTCTATGACTTCTCACCGATAAGCTACTTAACACTCAATCGCGAAGGAATTATCATCAAGATGAATTTGTGTGCGTCAAACCTCTTTGGAATGGATCGTTCACATCTAATGAACACGCGCTTTGGCATTTTTGTTTTGGAGGATTACCTACCCGTATTCGATAATTTCTTTGAGAAGGGGTTTAAAGATCGGACAAAGCAGGCTTGCGAGTTGATTGTGGAAAGTAAAACAAGTTCCCGTATCAATGTGCGGGTTGAAGCAGAATTTCCTGCGGATAAAGAAATGTGCAATCTCTCTTTGGTAGATATTACCGATATCATTAAGTCGAAGGAAGAGCTACGCCTCATCAATGAAGAATTGACCCAATTCATCCGAATAACTTTAGGTAATGATTTTCGTATGATAGAATTGAAACAGGAAATAAATGACCTTTGTGCCAAAGCTAATCAACCGCCGCGATATTCAACGCTCATAGAGGATCAGGCGGTAAACTCAACGGATATGGATAAGGAAAATAAGCCTGATAAGTCAGTTACTGAATGA